A stretch of Electrophorus electricus isolate fEleEle1 chromosome 3, fEleEle1.pri, whole genome shotgun sequence DNA encodes these proteins:
- the her6 gene encoding hairy-related 6: MPADMMEKNSSSPVAATPASMNTTPDKPKTASEHRKSSKPIMEKRRRARINESLGQLKTLILDALKKDSSRHSKLEKADILEMTVKHLRNMQRAQMTAALNTDPTVLGKYRAGFSECMNEVTRFLSTCEGVNTEVRTRLLGHLANCMTQINAMNYPTQHQIAAGPPHPTFAQPMVPIPSATPQASVLPLSGVPCKSGSSSNLSPEATKVYGGFQLVPATDGQFAFLIPNAAFAPNGPVIPVYANNASTPIPAAVSPGAPSVTSDSVWRPW; encoded by the exons atgcctgCTGACATGATGGAAAAAAACTCATCTTCCCCGGTTGCCGCAACCCCGGCAAGCATGAACACAACACCTGATAAACCCAAGACAGCCTCAGAACATAGAAAG TCGTCTAAACCAATTATGGAGAAAAGAAGACGAGCCAGAATAAACGAAAGCTTGGGACAGCTGAAAACGCTAATCTTGGATGCTTTGAAAAAAGAT AGCTCTAGACACTCGAAACTTGAGAAGGCGGATATCCTGGAGATGACTGTGAAGCACCTCAGAAACATGCAGCGTGCGCAAATGACTG CTGCTTTGAACACAGATCCCACCGTTCTTGGAAAATACAGAGCCGGATTCAGTGAATGTATGAATGAAGTTACCCGATTCCTGTCCACCTGTGAAGGGGTTAACACCGAGGTCAGGACACGGCTGCTGGGTCACTTGGCCAACTGCATGACGCAGATCAACGCCATGAACTATCCCACACAGCACCAAATAGCTGCTGGCCCCCCGCACCCAACTTTCGCTCAGCCTATGGTTCCGATCCCTAGCGCAACTCCTCAAGCCAGTGTACTGCCTCTCAGCGGAGTACCCTGCAAAAGTGGGTCCTCTTCCAACTTGTCACCCGAAGCAACTAAAGTATACGGAGGCTTCCAACTTGTACCGGCAACAGATGGACAGTTCGCATTTTTAATCCCCAACGCTGCATTTGCCCCAAATGGTCCTGTAATCCCAGTGTATGCCAACAATGCCAGTACACCCATTCCAGCGGCAGTATCTCCAGGCGCACCATCAGTCACCTCCGACTCCGTTTGGCGGCCTTGGTAG